From a region of the Parus major isolate Abel chromosome 6, Parus_major1.1, whole genome shotgun sequence genome:
- the SEMA4G gene encoding semaphorin-4G isoform X2, giving the protein MSGAPAHLLTTLFMAAAAVGYHRSATDLDATPRTTVSFDELSGVRRFNAHTLNYSTLLLEDDRGILYVGARGAIFALNSSDVADGSHHTIHWEASPEKQMDCLQKGKNNKTECFNHVRFLQRLNSTHLYACGTYAFHPLCAAIDANRFMLPSHFEEGKEKCPYDPARGYTGLIVDGGLYTATRYEFRSLPDIRRNLHQRPLKTEESPLHWLNDAEFVTSVLVRESKDSPVGDDDKIYYFFMERAGEETTSFFDKSQVARVARVARVCKSDVGGKKILQRKWTSFMKARLVCYIPYYEVLCSVCSLDGGNWASTVFYAAFTLSAQWRTMEASAVCRYNISAVQRAFEGPYMEYQDWARKWSRYDGAVPEPRPGSCITDHSRRKGYNSSQDLPNSVLDFVKLHPLMFEEVKPAGGEPLLVKKNVVYSQLAVDRVQALDGRSYDVLFMGTGDGWIHKAVVVNSGIHIVEEVQVFRDLQPVDSLVISHNQRSLYVGAASGIVQVPLASCSRYASCYDCILARDPYCAWDGRACRTVATTDSSGLVQDIQSGNKGCRSSSGRVGVPAGSLLWKNRTVLQGDDVLLPCDQRSNLARAVWLLNGSEVLGTGQDRLRVGVDGLLVTDTLPQHSGEYRCYGEEQGLRTLLAAYSLTVLPELPRSPTAAPSPHAASQATNDTKVAYISAIVTLVVLCTVLSTILLYMSCLEKRKGKYVLGEPRPASVELQTVSANCLRKGHREEEEEELTYPDGCLRIIPGEAPTAATSPVKELPVAVPPLPPPLPTELTNGVGALPNVLRKMNGNSYMLLQQQEEPLASPLYSASFTEELSKILEKRKHTQLVEKLDESSV; this is encoded by the exons ATGAGCGGAGCTCCGGCACATCTCCTGACAACTCTCTTCATGGCAGCGGCAGCCGTGGGCTACCATCGCTCTGCCACCGACCTGGATGCCACCCCCAGGACAACGGTCTCCTTTGATG agctgtCGGGAGTCCGGCGCTTCAACGCGCACACCCTCAACTACAgcaccctgctgctggaggacgACCGGGGCATCCTCTACGTGGGCGCCAGGGGAGCCATCTTCGCCCTCAACTCCAGTGACGTGGCCGACGGCTCCCACCACACG ATCCACTGGGAAGCCTCCCCTGAGAAGCAGATGGACTGCCTGCAGAAGGGCAAAAACAACAAG ACCGAGTGCTTCAACCACGTGCGGTTCCTGCAGCGGCTGAACAGCACCCACCTGTACGCCTGTGGGACCTACGCCTTCCACCCGCTCTGTGCCGCCATC GATGCAAACAGGTTCATGTTGCCGTCCCACTTTGAGGAAGGCAAGGAGAAGTGTCCATATGACCCTGCCCGTGGCTACACCGGCCTCATTGTGG ACGGAGGCTTGTACACAGCAACACGCTACGAGTTTCGGAGCCTCCCTGACATTCGGAGGAACCTGCACCAGAGGCCACTGAAAACAGAGGAGTCCCCGCTGCACTGGCTGAATG ATGCCGAGTTTGTGACCTCTGTGCTGGTCCGGGAGAGCAAGGACAGCCCTGTGGGTGATGATGATAAAATCTACTACTTCTTCATGGAGCGGGCAGGAGAGGAGACCACATCCTTCTTTGACAAGAGTCAGGTGGCCCGAGTGGCCCGGGTGGCCCGTGTCTGTAAG AGTGATGTTGGGGGCAAGAAGATTCTGCAGCGCAAGTGGACGTCCTTCATGAAGGCACGCCTGGTCTGCTACATCCCCTACTACGAGGTGCTGTGCAGTGTCTGCAGCCTGGATGGGGGCAACTGGGCCAGCACTGTATTCTATGCTGCCTTCACACTCTCAGCACAGTG GAGGACCATGGAGGCCTCAGCCGTGTGCCGCTACAACATCTCGGCAGTGCAGCGTGCCTTTGAGGGCCCCTACATGGAGTACCAGGACTGGGCTCGCAAATGGTCCCGCTACGACGGTGCAGTGCCCGagccccggcccggctcc TGCATCACAGACCACTCCCGCAGGAAGGGCTACAACTCCTCGCAGGACCTGCCCAACAGTGTCCTGGACTTTGTCAAGCTGCACCCGCTCATGTTTGAGGAGGTGAAGCCAGCCGGCGGGGAGCCGCTCCTGGTGAAGAAGAATGTGGTGTACAGCCAGCTGGCTGTAGACAGGGTGCAGGCCCTGGATGGCCGCTCATACGATGTGCTCTTCATGGGGACGG GGGATGGCTGGATCCACAAGGCTGTGGTGGTGAACTCTGGCATCCACATTGTGGAGGAGGTGCAGGTGTTCAGggacctgcagcctgtggatAGCCTGGTGATTTCCCACAATCAG aggAGCCTGTATGTGGGAGCAGCCAGCGGGATTGTGCAGGTGCCCCTGGCCTCCTGTTCCAGGTATGCCTCCTGCTATGACTGCATCCTTGCCCGGGACCCCTACTGTGCCTGGGATGGCAGGGCATGCCGCACCGTCGCCACCACAGACAG ctcagggctggtgCAGGACATTCAAAGTGGCAACAAGGGATGCCGGAGCAGCTCTGGACGGG TGGGTGTCCCTGCAGGTTCCCTGCTGTGGAAGAACCGGACAGTGCTGCAGGGGGACgatgtgctgctgccctgtgacCAGCGCTCCAACCTGGCCCGAGCTGTGTGGCTGCTGAATGGCAGTGAAGTGCTGGGCACGGGGCAGGACCGGCTGCGCGTGGGGGTGGATGGGCTGCTGGTGACGGACACGCTGCCCCAGCACAGCGGCGAGTACCGCTGCTACGGGGAGGAGCAGGGTCTCCGGACACTGCTGGCTGCCTACAGCCTCACGGTGCTGCCCGAGCTGCCCCGCAGCCCTACAGCTGCCCCATCGCCTCATGCTGCCAGCCAGGCGACCAACGACACTAAGGTGGCTTACATCTCCGCCATCGTCACCTTGGTGGTGCTCTGCACCGTGCTCAGCACCATCCTCCTGTACATGTCCTGCCTGGAGAAGCGCAAGGGCAAGTACGTGCTGGGGGAGCCGCGGCCAGCCAGCGTGGAGCTGCAGACCGTCTCGGCCAACTGCCTGCGCAAGGGCCaccgggaggaggaggaggaagagctcaCCTACCCTGATGGCTGCCTGCGGATCATCCCTGGCGAGGCACCCACAGCTGCCACCTCCCCAGTCAAGGAGCTACCGGTTGCCGTGCCCCCACTGCCGCCCCCGCTGCCGACCGAGCTCACCAACGGTGTGGGGGCTCTGCCCAATGTCCTCCGCAAGATGAATGGCAACAGCTacatgctgctgcagcagcaggaggagccaCTGGCCTCCCCACTCTACAGTGCATCCTTCACCGAGGAGCTCAGCAAAATTTTGGAGAAGCGAAAACACACACAACTGGTGGAAAAGCTGGACGAGAGCTCCGTGtag
- the TWNK gene encoding twinkle protein, mitochondrial: MALVPLRPGRAASRLLPLLCGGARNKRASLSPGPPGRLGQRRYKKDVLPSPDGPAPSVSITEIRQYLRAQDIPFHDGYSCLHTPSLFTGDREDRPLSPNAPFTLFIDKTTGSFLCTATLAEGTWQDFQANVEMRLRGITPIPPASSEEMEEEMRQAREDARCIWERALPLWELLDEKETKETKALFGISQVTNATLKRFAVRYLRTARSLVFPWFSPQDATLKGLKLLRVEKKGGTITYVEETLPRFDSYRNLFGLPLIGRRDTELVLTGWELDALALHQAAGVASLALPRGASSLSPTLLPYLEQFKRITLWLGEDLRAWEAAKLFARKLSLKRCSLVHPGNLQPRPLEALNQGLNVTKILRSAVLASHKSIISFRQLREEVFGELVNTEQVSGVKWARFPELNKLLKGHRRGELTIFTGPTGSGKTTFISEYALDLCMQGVCTLWGSFEINNVRLAKIMLTQFAGRRLEDQLELYDEWADRFEELPLYFMTFHGQQNIKTVIDTMQHAVYMYDITHVVVDNLQFMMGHEHLSVDRLAAQDYIIGAFRKFATDNMCHITLIIHPRKEDDEKELQTASIFGSAKASQEADNVLILQDRKLVTGPGKRYLQVSKNRFDGDVGIFPLEFSKASLSFSSSKSKVRLKKMKEEKEILANKIVEGGSGASKKP, translated from the exons ATGGCGCTGGTGCCCCTGCGGCCCGGCAGAGCCGCCAGCCGCCTCCTGCCGCTGCTGTGCGGGGGGGCCCGGAACAAGAGAGCTTCACTGAGCCCCGGGCCGCCGGGCCGCCTCGGCCAGCGGCGCTACAAGAAGGACGTGCTGCCCTCCCCCGACGGGCCCGCGCCCTCCGTCTCCATCACCGAGATCCGGCAGTACCTGCGGGCGCAGGACATCCCCTTCCACGATGGCTACAGCTGCCTGCACACCCCCAGCCTCTTCACCGGTGACCGCGAGGACCGGCCGCTGTCCCCCAATGCCCCGTTCACGCTCTTCATCGACAAGACCACGGGCAGCTTCCTGTGCACAGCCACCCTGGCCGAGGGCACCTGGCAGGACTTCCAGGCTAACGTGGAAATGCGGCTCCGTGGCATTACCCCCATTCCCCCTGCCAGCTCggaggagatggaggaggaaaTGCGACAGGCTCGCGAGGATGCCCGCTGCATCTGGGAACGGGCTCTGCcgctctgggagctgctggatgagAAGGAGACCAAGGAGACCAAGGCTTTGTTTGGTATCTCCCAGGTGACAAATGCCACCTTGAAACGCTTCGCTGTGCGTTATTTGAGGACTGCCAGATCTCTGGTCTTCCCCTGGTTCAGCCCTCAAGATGCGACCCTGAAGGGTCTGAAGCTCTTGAGAGTGGAGAAAAAGGGGGGCACAATAACTTACGTGGAAGAGACTTTACCCCGCTTCGATTCCTATCGCAATCTTTTTGGGCTGCCTCTGATTGGCCGCCGAGACACAGAGCTGGTCTTAACTGGGTGGGAGCTGGatgccctggccctgcaccaAGCGGCAGGAGtggccagcctggccctgccacGGGGGGCCAGCAGCCTGTCTCCCACCCTTCTCCCCTACCTGGAGCAGTTCAAGCGCATCACGCTGTGGCTCGGCGAGGACTTGCGCGCCTGGGAAGCTGCCAAGCTCTTCGCTCGCAAGCTGAGCCTCAAGCGCTGCTCTCTGGTGCACCCTGGCAACCTGCAGCCCCGGCCTTTGGAGGCTCTGAACCAGGGCCTGAACGTCACCAAAATCCTGCGTTCTGCCGTGCTTGCCAGCCACAAATCCATCATCTCCTTCCGGCAGCTGCGCGAGGAGGTGTTCGGGGAGCTGGTCAACACCGAGCAGGTGTCTGGCGTCAAGTGGGCACGTTTTCCCGAGCTCAACAAGCTCCTCAAAGGACACCGCAGAGGGGAACTCACCATCTTCACAG GCCCAACAGGGAGTGGGAAGACCACGTTTATCAGTGAGTATGCACTGGACCTGTGCATGCAGGGCGTGTGCACGCTGTGGGGCAGCTTTGAGATCAACAATGTCCGCCTGGCCAAAATCATGCTGACACAGTTTGCTGGCCGGCGCCTGGAGGACCAGCTAGAGCTGTACGATGAATGGGCTGATCGCTTCGAGGAGCTCCCGCTCTACTTCATGACCTTCCATGGCCAGCAGAACATCAA GACAGTGATTGACACCATGCAGCACGCGGTCTACATGTATGACATCACCCATGTGGTCGTCGACAATCTCCAGTTCATGATGGGACACGAGCACCTCTCTGTGGACAG GCTCGCTGCCCAAGACTACATCATTGGTGCCTTCCGCAAGTTTGCCACAGACAACATGTGCCACATCACCCTGATCATCCATCCTCGCAAGGAGGATGATGAGAAGGAGCTTCAGACAGCCTCCATCTTCGGCTCTGCCAAG GCCAGCCAGGAGGCCGACAACGTCCTCATCCTGCAGGACCGTAAGCTGGTGACGGGGCCAGGGAAGCGCTACCTGCAGGTGTCCAAGAACCGCTTTGATGGGGATGTGGGTATCTTCCCACTGGAGTTCAGCAAGGCCTCACTCTCCTTCTCATCTTCCAAAAGCAAGGTCAGGctgaagaagatgaaggaggagaaggagattTTAGCCAACAAAATCGTGGAGGGAGGCTCAGGAGCCTCCAAGAAGCCATGA
- the MRPL43 gene encoding 39S ribosomal protein L43, mitochondrial has product MTGRGSPSRFLTAVLHNGVGRYVRQLQRLQLLFSPTAADARGARQFVEEAAQDFARQHPDVVLYVSPHSGPGPAPVLRAEYLNGTVREELIASKTSEEIVQLATKMANQSGLDIIRIRKPFHTDNPSVQGQWHPLTNKPSILTVQGPRLQPQ; this is encoded by the exons ATGACGGGCCGCGGGTCGCCCAGCCGGTTCCTCACAGCCGTGCTGCACAACGGCGTGGGCCGCTACGTTCGGCAGCTCCAGCgcctgcagctcctcttcaGCCCCACCGCGGCCGACGCCCGCGGCGCCAG GCAGTTCGTGGAGGAGGCGGCACAGGACTTCGCCCGGCAGCACCCCGATGTCGTCCTCTACGTGAGCCCCCACtcgggcccgggcccggccccggtGCTGCGGGCCGAGTACT TGAACGGGACGGTGCGGGAGGAGCTCATTGCCAGCAAGACGAGCGAGGAGATCGTGCAGCTAGCCACCAAAATGGCCAACCAGTCCGGCCTGGACATCATCCGCATCCGCAAGCCCTTCCACACTGACAACCCCAGTGTCCAGGGCCAGTGGCACCCCCTCACCAACAAACCCTCCATCCTCACCGTCCAGGGCCCACGCCTGCAGCCCCAGTAA
- the SEMA4G gene encoding semaphorin-4G isoform X1, with product MSGAPAHLLTTLFMAAAAVGYHRSATDLDATPRTTVSFDELSGVRRFNAHTLNYSTLLLEDDRGILYVGARGAIFALNSSDVADGSHHTIHWEASPEKQMDCLQKGKNNKTECFNHVRFLQRLNSTHLYACGTYAFHPLCAAIDANRFMLPSHFEEGKEKCPYDPARGYTGLIVDGGLYTATRYEFRSLPDIRRNLHQRPLKTEESPLHWLNDAEFVTSVLVRESKDSPVGDDDKIYYFFMERAGEETTSFFDKSQVARVARVARVCKSDVGGKKILQRKWTSFMKARLVCYIPYYEVLCSVCSLDGGNWASTVFYAAFTLSAQWRTMEASAVCRYNISAVQRAFEGPYMEYQDWARKWSRYDGAVPEPRPGSCITDHSRRKGYNSSQDLPNSVLDFVKLHPLMFEEVKPAGGEPLLVKKNVVYSQLAVDRVQALDGRSYDVLFMGTGDGWIHKAVVVNSGIHIVEEVQVFRDLQPVDSLVISHNQRSLYVGAASGIVQVPLASCSRYASCYDCILARDPYCAWDGRACRTVATTDSSGLVQDIQSGNKGCRSSSGRGESLLPFGTKGMLVSSIPRNGWERCKAVGVPAGSLLWKNRTVLQGDDVLLPCDQRSNLARAVWLLNGSEVLGTGQDRLRVGVDGLLVTDTLPQHSGEYRCYGEEQGLRTLLAAYSLTVLPELPRSPTAAPSPHAASQATNDTKVAYISAIVTLVVLCTVLSTILLYMSCLEKRKGKYVLGEPRPASVELQTVSANCLRKGHREEEEEELTYPDGCLRIIPGEAPTAATSPVKELPVAVPPLPPPLPTELTNGVGALPNVLRKMNGNSYMLLQQQEEPLASPLYSASFTEELSKILEKRKHTQLVEKLDESSV from the exons ATGAGCGGAGCTCCGGCACATCTCCTGACAACTCTCTTCATGGCAGCGGCAGCCGTGGGCTACCATCGCTCTGCCACCGACCTGGATGCCACCCCCAGGACAACGGTCTCCTTTGATG agctgtCGGGAGTCCGGCGCTTCAACGCGCACACCCTCAACTACAgcaccctgctgctggaggacgACCGGGGCATCCTCTACGTGGGCGCCAGGGGAGCCATCTTCGCCCTCAACTCCAGTGACGTGGCCGACGGCTCCCACCACACG ATCCACTGGGAAGCCTCCCCTGAGAAGCAGATGGACTGCCTGCAGAAGGGCAAAAACAACAAG ACCGAGTGCTTCAACCACGTGCGGTTCCTGCAGCGGCTGAACAGCACCCACCTGTACGCCTGTGGGACCTACGCCTTCCACCCGCTCTGTGCCGCCATC GATGCAAACAGGTTCATGTTGCCGTCCCACTTTGAGGAAGGCAAGGAGAAGTGTCCATATGACCCTGCCCGTGGCTACACCGGCCTCATTGTGG ACGGAGGCTTGTACACAGCAACACGCTACGAGTTTCGGAGCCTCCCTGACATTCGGAGGAACCTGCACCAGAGGCCACTGAAAACAGAGGAGTCCCCGCTGCACTGGCTGAATG ATGCCGAGTTTGTGACCTCTGTGCTGGTCCGGGAGAGCAAGGACAGCCCTGTGGGTGATGATGATAAAATCTACTACTTCTTCATGGAGCGGGCAGGAGAGGAGACCACATCCTTCTTTGACAAGAGTCAGGTGGCCCGAGTGGCCCGGGTGGCCCGTGTCTGTAAG AGTGATGTTGGGGGCAAGAAGATTCTGCAGCGCAAGTGGACGTCCTTCATGAAGGCACGCCTGGTCTGCTACATCCCCTACTACGAGGTGCTGTGCAGTGTCTGCAGCCTGGATGGGGGCAACTGGGCCAGCACTGTATTCTATGCTGCCTTCACACTCTCAGCACAGTG GAGGACCATGGAGGCCTCAGCCGTGTGCCGCTACAACATCTCGGCAGTGCAGCGTGCCTTTGAGGGCCCCTACATGGAGTACCAGGACTGGGCTCGCAAATGGTCCCGCTACGACGGTGCAGTGCCCGagccccggcccggctcc TGCATCACAGACCACTCCCGCAGGAAGGGCTACAACTCCTCGCAGGACCTGCCCAACAGTGTCCTGGACTTTGTCAAGCTGCACCCGCTCATGTTTGAGGAGGTGAAGCCAGCCGGCGGGGAGCCGCTCCTGGTGAAGAAGAATGTGGTGTACAGCCAGCTGGCTGTAGACAGGGTGCAGGCCCTGGATGGCCGCTCATACGATGTGCTCTTCATGGGGACGG GGGATGGCTGGATCCACAAGGCTGTGGTGGTGAACTCTGGCATCCACATTGTGGAGGAGGTGCAGGTGTTCAGggacctgcagcctgtggatAGCCTGGTGATTTCCCACAATCAG aggAGCCTGTATGTGGGAGCAGCCAGCGGGATTGTGCAGGTGCCCCTGGCCTCCTGTTCCAGGTATGCCTCCTGCTATGACTGCATCCTTGCCCGGGACCCCTACTGTGCCTGGGATGGCAGGGCATGCCGCACCGTCGCCACCACAGACAG ctcagggctggtgCAGGACATTCAAAGTGGCAACAAGGGATGCCGGAGCAGCTCTGGACGGGGTGAGTCTCTGCTGCCCTTCGGGACCAAGGGGATGCTGGTGTCCAGCATTCCTCGGAATGGCTGGGAGAGGTGCAAGGCAGTGGGTGTCCCTGCAGGTTCCCTGCTGTGGAAGAACCGGACAGTGCTGCAGGGGGACgatgtgctgctgccctgtgacCAGCGCTCCAACCTGGCCCGAGCTGTGTGGCTGCTGAATGGCAGTGAAGTGCTGGGCACGGGGCAGGACCGGCTGCGCGTGGGGGTGGATGGGCTGCTGGTGACGGACACGCTGCCCCAGCACAGCGGCGAGTACCGCTGCTACGGGGAGGAGCAGGGTCTCCGGACACTGCTGGCTGCCTACAGCCTCACGGTGCTGCCCGAGCTGCCCCGCAGCCCTACAGCTGCCCCATCGCCTCATGCTGCCAGCCAGGCGACCAACGACACTAAGGTGGCTTACATCTCCGCCATCGTCACCTTGGTGGTGCTCTGCACCGTGCTCAGCACCATCCTCCTGTACATGTCCTGCCTGGAGAAGCGCAAGGGCAAGTACGTGCTGGGGGAGCCGCGGCCAGCCAGCGTGGAGCTGCAGACCGTCTCGGCCAACTGCCTGCGCAAGGGCCaccgggaggaggaggaggaagagctcaCCTACCCTGATGGCTGCCTGCGGATCATCCCTGGCGAGGCACCCACAGCTGCCACCTCCCCAGTCAAGGAGCTACCGGTTGCCGTGCCCCCACTGCCGCCCCCGCTGCCGACCGAGCTCACCAACGGTGTGGGGGCTCTGCCCAATGTCCTCCGCAAGATGAATGGCAACAGCTacatgctgctgcagcagcaggaggagccaCTGGCCTCCCCACTCTACAGTGCATCCTTCACCGAGGAGCTCAGCAAAATTTTGGAGAAGCGAAAACACACACAACTGGTGGAAAAGCTGGACGAGAGCTCCGTGtag